Proteins from one Astatotilapia calliptera chromosome 8, fAstCal1.2, whole genome shotgun sequence genomic window:
- the LOC113028581 gene encoding protein FAM104A — protein MLTDSRKRHHSCDSEEDQQLRPQAKRSGGGPSLLVSDLDSESSSSDSSNGISSPERAIVATTRPCIHSQNSCRTQDPVSPKPEVSASSLPHGFHGDGRSVSYDYINRVLREAHFSSLQTRGRPGST, from the exons ATGCTGACTGACAGCAG GAAAAGGCACCATAGCTGCGACAGCGAGGAAGACCAACAGCTGAGGCCTCAGGCCAAGAGGTCAGGAGGGGGTCCCTCGTTGCTTGTATCAGATTTGGACTCAGAG TCTTCCAGCAGTGACAGCAGCAATGGGATCAGCAGTCCAGAGAGAGCAATAGTGGCCACCACCAGACCATGCATACACAGCCAAAACAGCTGCAGGACCCAGGACCCCGTCAGCCCAAAGCCCGAAGTCTCTGCCAGCTCCTTGCCGCACGGTTTCCATGGTGACGGAAGAAGTGTCTCATATGACTACATCAACAGAGTCCTGAGGGAGGCGCACTTC